A single window of Botrytis cinerea B05.10 chromosome 3, complete sequence DNA harbors:
- the Bcreg1 gene encoding Bcreg1: MMASLGASMPMPVPVAVNGTLKPTWYGYIPDTKAAMILLEAAFTGKINHIARRPHDKERSELIKSGNIFIHEAQSSGVKRWTDGTTWSPSRMVGNFLVYRELNKPFAPGEKKRAMAKDKRQGIRKSGNGSTSPGGSVYSSMHGPLNKEMERELVGSLVDSYDFKKDGNCLIKKTITVQVGELTHHIVSYYTIDDVVSGKLSIPQNAFPDVKPRRDIIYSKSYKHSPNDSNLLNEDDVHENHLAYQHNSGRANYDYSNRNAPRLPAPSAHGMPYQPNSLLSNNNYTMGMSAASYSLAPFNGNFPAVSSGPSSYNPILSGSPNAISPYAGGLPATSSHGSSYAQYSSAPSTYDTQRADAYNNVYRQQRHGSISNMNATPLAHRSSSYGQQGLSSGVSEMVSGMPAMIQGQMSSRSSHDSGASGMFQGQMASRNFNESTYASPNLYQRDATTPSHGYSQAQRTMSQSNQQYNTQAGNQYPQNMETSPGNVSTGHAHYSVDHQTWPSSNGL; this comes from the coding sequence ATGATGGCATCGTTAGGTGCTTCTATGCCTATGCCTGTACCGGTTGCGGTAAACGGTACTCTTAAGCCAACCTGGTATGGCTACATCCCCGACACAAAAGCTGCAATGATCCTTCTCGAAGCTGCCTTTACGGGAAAGATTAACCATATTGCCCGTCGCCCCCATGACAAGGAGAGATCTGAGCTCATCAAGAGCGGCAACATTTTCATACACGAAGCACAGTCCTCTGGAGTAAAGCGATGGACCGATGGTACAACATGGAGTCCAAGTCGCATGGTAGGAAACTTTCTTGTCTATCGAGAGTTGAATAAGCCATTCGCAccaggagagaaaaagagagccATGGCTAAAGACAAGAGACAAGGCATTCGAAAGAGTGGCAATGGTTCCACCAGTCCTGGAGGCAGCGTTTACTCTTCTATGCATGGTCCACTCAACAAAGAGATGGAACGTGAATTGGTCGGTTCGCTAGTTGATTCATACGACTTCAAGAAGGATGGCAATTGTCTCATCAAGAAGACAATCACCGTCCAAGTAGGAGAACTCACTCATCACATTGTGTCGTACTACACAATCGATGATGTCGTCTCTGGTAAACTTTCAATCCCACAAAATGCATTCCCAGACGTCAAGCCACGCAGGGACATTATCTACAGCAAAAGCTACAAGCACTCTCCTAACGACTCTAATCTCTTGAATGAAGACGACGTCCATGAAAATCACCTCGCCTATCAACACAACTCGGGACGGGCCAATTACGACTATTCGAATCGAAATGCGCCACGACTACCCGCACCATCCGCGCATGGCATGCCATATCAACCTAACAGTCTCCTCTCCAACAACAACTACACAATGGGCATGTCAGCCGCATCATACAGTCTCGCGCCATTCAACGGAAATTTCCCTGCAGTAAGCTCAGGTCCTAGCTCTTACAACCCCATTCTTTCTGGGAGCCCGAATGCTATCAGTCCTTATGCCGGAGGACTACCTGCGACAAGTTCGCATGGCTCTTCTTACGCTCAATACTCATCAGCTCCAAGCACGTATGACACACAAAGGGCTGATGCATATAACAATGTCTACAGGCAGCAGCGACATGGTTCCATCTCTAACATGAATGCAACACCGCTTGCTCACCGATCTTCGAGTTATGGCCAGCAAGGGCTTAGTTCCGGAGTATCCGAAATGGTATCGGGGATGCCTGCCATGATCCAGGGTCAGATGAGCTCGAGGAGCTCACACGACTCGGGAGCATCTGGAATGTTCCAGGGCCAAATGGCTTCGAGAAACTTCAACGAAAGTACATACGCTTCCccaaatctatatcaaaGAGATGCAACCACTCCTTCGCATGGCTATTCTCAAGCCCAGCGAACCATGTCGCAATCTAACCAACAATATAACACACAAGCCGGCaatcaatatcctcaaaaCATGGAAACCTCGCCGGGAAATGTCAGCACCGGGCATGCTCATTACAGTGTAGACCATCAAACCTGGCCTTCTTCAAACGGTCTTTGA
- the Bccrd1 gene encoding Bccrd1: MRRSGVMAKQQFFVLCKGGLATGMGMGMNCARPMPGVSMHTLSRSVCRGRGGVGCGLKGRNGGAVFSDISRRERGIVRYSTESRREKESKQPTPPPTPLKKPLEVLKSMKSLTPHENIYTVPNILTFSRLIAAPVCGYLVLHDQHAWAVGLFAYAGITDLVDGWIARKWNLQTVVGTVIDPMADKTLMTILTVCLAIKGGLPVWLATIILGRDIGLAISAIYWRWISLPPPKTFSRYWDFSLPSAEVHPTTISKYNTALQLGLIGATTALPLITWDVGIAMTGFQYLVATTTIWSGMSYIYTKDAVKIVGQPDPTKKEKEKEQSEKKQ, from the exons ATGAGAAGATCGGGAGTGATGGCTAAACAACAATTTTTCGTGTTGTGCAAGGGAGGGCTGGCGACgggaatggggatgggaatgaaTTGTGCGCGTCCGATGCCAGGGGTTTCGATGCATACGCTTTCGAGATCGGTTTgtagggggagggggggtgtGGGGTGCGGTTTAAAGGGGAGGAATGGGGGTGCGGTTTTTTCTGATAT ATCACGACGGGAGAGGGGGATTGTGAGGTATTCGACGGAGAGTAGGcgggaaaaggaaag CAAACAACCAACGCCTCCACCCACACCCCTCAAGAAACCCCTCGAAGTCCTGAAATCCATGAAATCGCTGACCCCTCATGAAAACATTTATACTGTCCCCAATATTCTCACCTTTTCTCGTCTCATCGCTGCGCCCGTTTGCGGATACCTCGTTCTGCATGATCAACATGCGTGGGCCGTTGGACTCTTTGCTTATGCTGGGATCACGGATTTGGTAGACGGATGGATTGCGAGAAAATGGAATTTGCAAACGGTGGTGGGCACGGTTATTGATCCGATGGCGGATAAGACGCTGATGACGATTTTGACGGTTTGTTTGGCGATTAAGGGGGGGCTGCCTG TCTGGCTCGCAACGATAATTCTCGGTCGCGATATCGGGCTCGCCATTTCCGCCATCTATTGGCGATGgatttctctccctcctcccaaGACGTTTTCCCGTTATTGGGATTTCTCGCTGCCATCAGCCGAAGTGCATCCGACAACTATTAGTAAGTATAACACGGCATTGCAGTTGGGATTAATTGGAGCCACTACGGCTTTGCCGTTGATTACTTGGGATGTTGGGATTGCTATGACAGGATTTCA ATACCTAGTAGCCACAACCACCATTTGGAGCGGAATGAGCTACATCTACACCAAAGATGCCGTTAAGATTGTCGGTCAACCAGATCCTActaagaaggagaaggaaaaggaacaATCCGAAAAGAAGCAGTGA
- the Bcavt1 gene encoding Bcavt1 has product MAPPPNRNPTSFYEYEHGTSGSPRGSISSNRSVRFDSGNFSPSAESDYLAPGDQDDRMEGLRRRRSSIAMRFNSIAHAGGVNSIENFARSLTRATAFHEITPRRPSFILAGDGSGEGDDPDLEYGGLQADYGRIPRSSLIREQLRRSNSDGVGDDESAIGDETESNLSRVASHMKPEGERVLGGDRSSVQGSVRGSQSIFAIAPHLSTPLAGSYGTSYGTLRSSLNESSMIHAGQLWRQQQATGANVADGEHMPLIVKEVEEDGKIVLVVEGQSTLPQTILNSTNVLIGVGLLSLPMGLKYSGLLCGMILLFLSALVTSYTAKLLAKCMDRDQSLLSFADVAYATYGRKANIATSILFTMELLAACVALIVLFADSLNSLIPSVGVNEWKILCGLLLIPLNFVPLRLLSFTSILGIVSCFSIVLIILIDGFVTPQTPGSLLEPATQYIFPANWLTLPLSFGLMMSPWGGHSVFPNIYRDMRHPYKFDKAVKYTFSFTYVLDATTALAGILMFGDNVLDEVTANIIGNSSYPRSLSLMICIFIAIIPLTKVPLNARPIVSTIELLCGLDSRAMPESQALTGLPGYTRGIIKVAIRIIVLIVFVIISIVFPAFDSIMAFMGSALCFTICVILPLLFYVKMFGKEISRRELILDYCLIAISSVMAIVGTVWAFLPKELIHAE; this is encoded by the exons ATGGCGCCTCCTCCCAATCGAAATCCAACATCCTTCTATGAGTACGAGCATGGCACATCAGGATCTCCCAGAGGCTCTATTAGTAGCAACCGAAGTGTTCGATTTGACTCGGGcaatttctctccatctgcaGAATCTGATTATCTAGCCCCTGGGGATCAGGATGATCGAATGGAAGGTCTGAGAAGACGAAG GTCTTCGATTGCCATGCGATTTAACTCCATTGCCCATGCAGGCGGTGTAAATAGTATCGAGAACTTCGCGCGAAGTCTAACACGAGCGACTGCCTTCCACGAGATTACTCCGCGCCGCCCGTCGTTCATACTTGCTGGAGACGGCAGCGGAGAGGGTGACGATCCAGATCTAGAATATGGTGGGTTACAGGCGGACTATGGAAGAATACCTCGATCTTCCTTGATCAGAGAACAGCTACGGAGATCAAATTCGGATGGTGTaggtgatgatgaatctgCAATCGGCGATGAGACAGAGAGCAACCTCTCCCGGGTTGCCAGCCACATGAAGCCCGAAGGAGAAAGAGTCCTTGGAGGCGATCGTTCAAGCGTGCAAGGGAGTGTAAGAGGCAGCCAATCCATCTTTGCTATTGCCCCGCATCTATCAACTCCTTTAGCAGGAAGTTATGGAACCTCTTACGGCACATTACGTTCAAGCTTAAACGAGTCATCAATGATTCATGCTGGTCAGCTTTGGCGACAGCAACAAGCCACCGGCGCAAATGTTGCTGACGGGGAACATATGCCGCTGATTGTTAAGGAGGtcgaagaagatggaaagatcgTGCTTGTGGTTGAGGGACAGTCCACGCTTCCACAGACGATCCTTAACTCCACCAATGTTCTCATTGGAGTTGGATTACTCAGTCTTCCTATGGGTTTGAAGTACTCGGGATTGCTATGTGGGATGATATTACTCTTTCTATCGGCGCTTGTAACGTCGTACACTGCGAAATTATTGGCTAAGTGTATGGATAGAGATCAGAGCCTTTTGAGCTTCGCAGACGTTGCCTATGCAACCTATGGTCGCAAGGCAAATATAGCGACTAGTATTCTTTTCACTATGGAGCTTCTTGCGGCATGTGTTGCCCTGATTGTCCTTTTCGCTGATTCCCTGAATTCGCTGATTCCATCTGTCGGAGTCAATGAATGGAAGATTCTATGCGGTCTTCTTTTGATACCACTCAATTTTGTCCCTCTACGCTTATTGAGTTTTACCAGCATTCTTGGAATCGTCTCATGTTTCTCCA TTGTGCTAATAATTCTCATTGATGGGTTCGTAACACCACAAACTCCTGGTTCTCTATTGGAACCGGCAACTCAATATATTTTCCCAGCCAAT TGGCTCACGCTCCCACTTTCGTTCGGCCTCATGATGTCGCCCTGGGGAGGACATTCGGTTTTCCCCAATATCTATCGTGATATGAGACACCCATATAAGTTCGACAAGGCAGTCAAATACACATTCAGTTTCACG TATGTTCTTGATGCTACAACTGCTCTAGCTGGTATATTGATGTTTGGAG ATAACGTTTTGGACGAAGTTACAGCCAACATTATTGGAAACTCAAGCTACCCTCGCAGCTTGTCTCTTATGATATGCATATTCATTGCCATAATTCCGTTAACCAAAGTTCCCCTGAACGCCCGCCCCATTGTGTCTACAATCGAATTGCTCTGTGGGCTTGACTCCCGCGCCATGCCCGAATCACAGGCCCTTACCGGACTCCCAGGCTACACTCGCGGTATAATCAAAGTTGCCATTCGTATCATTGTTCTCATTGTATTTGTGATCATTTCCATTGTATTTCCGGCTTTCGATAGTATTATGGCGTTTATGGGTTCGGCTTTATGCTTTACCATTTGTGTTATTCTACCTCTTTTGTTCTACGTCAAGATGTTTGGAAAGGAAATTAGTAGGAGAGAGCTGATATTGGATTACTGCTTAATTGCTATTAGTTCTGTAATGGCGATTGTGGGTACTGTCTGGGCTTTCTTGCCCAAGGAACTTATTCACGCCGAATAA